The Macrobrachium nipponense isolate FS-2020 chromosome 1, ASM1510439v2, whole genome shotgun sequence genome includes a window with the following:
- the LOC135220076 gene encoding mucin-2-like produces STTTSTTTTPTTTSTTTPTTTRTSTTTTPTTTTTSTTTPTTTTISTTSTPTTTTSTTTIPTTTTTSTTTTPATTSTTTTTKPTTTTSPYYSSSSSSYSFISSSNSVSSSSIYSLSSPKETTTTPKTTTTTNPPTTTTSTTRATTPTTTTTSTTTSPTTTTSSTTTSTPTSTTTSTTTTPTTTTTTPTTTTTSTTTTPTTTSTTTSPTTTTSSTTTSTPTSTTTSTTTTPTTTTTSTTTTTTRTSTTTTPTTTSTTTSPTTTTSSTTTSTPTSTTTSTTTKPTTTSTTTPTTTRTSTTTTPTTPTIHNIHTTTTTSTTTIPTTTTTSTTTTPATTSTTTTTKPTTTTSPYYSSSSSSYSFISSSNSVSSSSVYSLSSPIETTTTPKTTTTTTPPTTTTSTTRATTPTTTTTSTTTSPTTTSSTTTSTPTSTTTSTTTTPTTTTTPTTTTTSTTTTPTTTTSTTTPTTTTTSTTTTPTTTTSTTTPTTTTTSTTTTPTTTKTSTSTTLTTTTTPPTTTTSSSTSTPTSTTTSTTTTTKTSTTTTTPATTTTSTTTTPATTTTSTTTTPATTYDTNNNHSSNNYDINNNHSSNNYDNNNSSYNYNNYNQVTLPQQFKLFIQFQQFKPFHKFLRLEQFIA; encoded by the exons AGTACTACTACATCAACAACAACCACACCAACTACAActtcaacaacaacaccaactacaactagaacatcaacaacaaccacaccaactacaactacaacttcaacaacaacaccaactacaACTACTATATCAACAACATCCACACCAACCACTACTACATCAACAACAACCATACCAACTACAaccacaacatcaacaacaaccacTCCAGCAACAACTTCAACTACTACTACAACCAAGCCTACAACTACAACCTCGCCTTACTACAGCAGTTCCAGCTCTTCCTACAGTTTCATCAGCTCCA GCAACAGTGTGTCAAGTAGTTCTATCTATAGTCTATCAAGTCCTAAAGAAACTACAACAACTCCAAAGACAACTACCACTACAAACCCTCCTACCACCACTACATCAACAACAAGAGCAACCACACCGACTACAACAACAACTTCAACAACAACCTCTCCAACCACtacaacatcatcaacaacaacaagcaCACCAACCAGTACTACTACATCAACAACAACCACACCaactacaactacaacaacaccaactacaACTACGACATCAACAACAACCACACCAACTACAACGTCAACAACAACATCTCCAACCACTActacatcatcaacaacaactagTACTCCAACTAGTACTACTACATCAACAACAACCACACCAACTACAACTacaacttcaacaacaacaactacaactagaacatcaacaacaaccacACCAactacaacatcaacaacaacatctCCAACCACTActacatcatcaacaacaactagTACTCCAACTAGTACTACTACATCAACAACAACCAAACCAACTACAActtcaacaacaacaccaactacaactagaacatcaacaacaa caacaccaactacaCCTACTATACACAACATCCACACAACCACTACTACATCAACAACAACCATACCAACTACAaccacaacatcaacaacaaccacTCCAGCAACAACTTCAACTACTACTACAACCAAGCCTACAACTACAACCTCGCCTTACTACAGCAGTTCCAGCTCTTCCTACAGTTTCATCAGCTCCA GCAACAGTGTATCAAGTAGTTCTGTCTATAGTCTATCAAGTCCTATAGAAACTACAACAACTCCGAAGACAACTACCACTACAACCCCTCCTACCACCACTACATCAACAACAAGAGCAACCACACCGACTACAACAACAACGTCAACAACAACCTCTCCAACCActacatcatcaacaacaacaagcaCTCCAACCAGTACTACTACATCAACAACAACCAcaccaactacaacaacaacaccaactacaACTACGACATCAACAACAACCACACCAactacaacaacatcaacaacaacaccaactacaACTACGACATCAACAACAACCACACCAactacaacaacatcaacaacaacaccaactacaACTACGACATCAACAACAACCACTCCAACAACTACTAAAACTTCAACATCAACCACTCTTACTACAACTACCACCCCTCCAACCACTactacatcatcatcaacaaGCACTCCAACCAGCACTACTACATCAACAACAACCACTACTAAAACTTCGACAACAACAACCACTCCAGCAACAACTACGACATCAACAACAACCACTCCAGCGACAACTACGACATCAACAACAACCACTCCAGCGACAACATacgacaccaacaacaaccactcCAGCAACAACTACGACATCAACAACAACCACTCCAGCAACAACTACGACAACAACAACTCCAGCTACAACTACAACAACTACAACCAAGTCACCTTACCACAGCAGTTCAAGCTCTTTATACAGTTTCAGCAGTTCAA gccctTCCACAAGTTCCTGCGTCTCGAGCAGTTCATCGCatag